The proteins below come from a single Lates calcarifer isolate ASB-BC8 linkage group LG11, TLL_Latcal_v3, whole genome shotgun sequence genomic window:
- the elavl3 gene encoding LOW QUALITY PROTEIN: ELAV-like protein 3 (The sequence of the model RefSeq protein was modified relative to this genomic sequence to represent the inferred CDS: deleted 1 base in 1 codon) — translation MVTIISTMETQVSNGPSGTSLPNGPVISTNGSTDDSKTNLIVNYLPQNMTQEEFKSLFGSIGEIESCKLVRDKITGQSLGYGFVNYVDPNDADKAINTLNGLKLQTKTIKVSYARPSSASIRDANLYVSGLPKTMSQKDMEQLFSQYGRIITSRILVDQVTGISRGVGFIRFDKRNEAEEAIKGLNGQKPLGAAEPITVKFANNPSQKTGQALLTQLYQTAARRYTGPLHHQTQRFRLDNLLNASYGVKRFSPITIDSMTSLAGVNLTGPTGAGWCIFVYNLSPEADESVLWQLFGPFGAVTNVKVIRDFTTNKCKGFGFVTMTNYDEAAMAIASLNGYRLGDRVLQVSFKTSKQHKA, via the exons ATAATCAGCACCATGGAAACCCAGGTGTCCAACGGTCCAAGTGGAACCAGTCTGCCTAATGGTCCAGTCATCAGCACCAATGGCTCCACAGACGACAGCAAAACCAACTTGATCGTCAACTATCTGCCTCAGAACATGACCCAGGAAGAGTTCAAAAGTTTGTTCGGTAGCATTGGAGAGATTGAGTCCTGCAAGCTAGTCAGAGACAAGATAACAG GTCAGAGTTTGGGATATGGCTTTGTAAACTATGTGGATCCAAATGATGCAGACAAGGCCATCAACACGCTCAATGGTCTCAAACTACAGACTAAAACAATCAAG GTATCATATGCCCGGCCAAGCTCGGCTTCTATTCGTGATGCTAACCTTTACGTGAGTGGACTCCCCAAGACCATGAGCCAGAAAGACATGGAACAGCTGTTCTCTCAATACGGTCGCATCATCACATCCCGCATCCTAGTGGACCAAGTTACAG GCATATCACGAGGAGTAGGCTTCATCCGGTTTGACAAGCGAAATGAAGCAGAGGAGGCCATCAAAGGTCTGAATGGACAGAAGCCTTTGGGTGCCGCCGAGCCCATCACTGTCAAGTTTGCCAACAACCCCAGCCAGAAAACAGGCCAGGCCTTACTGACTCAGCTGTACCAGACTGCTGCCCGCCGCTACACGGGGCCCCTGCACCACCAGACTCAGCGTTTCAG ACTCGACAATTTACTAAACGCCAGCTACGGAGTCAAGAG ATTCTCGCCTATCACCATTGACAGCATGACCAGCCTGGCCGGGGTCAACCTCACTGGTCCAACCGGAGCCGGCTGGTGCATCTTTGTGTACAACCTGTCCCCCGAGGCGGACGAGAGTGTCCTGTGGCAGCTCTTTGGGCCTTTCGGCGCCGTCACCAATGTCAAGGTCATTCGTGACTTCACCACCAACAAATGTAAGGGCTTTGGCTTTGTCACTATGACCAACTACGACGAGGCCGCCATGGCCATCGCTAGCCTTAAT GGCTACCGCCTGGGTGACCGCGTGCTGCAGGTTTCGTTCAAGACCAGCAAGCAGCACaaggcctga